A DNA window from Sphaeramia orbicularis chromosome 22, fSphaOr1.1, whole genome shotgun sequence contains the following coding sequences:
- the LOC115413285 gene encoding C-type lectin domain family 12 member B-like isoform X1, translated as MGITQRWTNSNRDSTINESNYRLLLLCLGLLNGALLIVAVAIGIKCATVKQGSDQVSHTAASELISKLKYLRSSHSDMIEAEEEAKKQLEKVLSDHANLKMQLEHQKEINDGCQKGIEDLHTEQALLQSNLSALDTCGKCLPGWMIFNSSCYLFNNNLGQGLTWKESRDDCIQRGGDLVVIDYPEEEQIFLRNTINWFEMYNRNRFWIGISFVERAKTFVWLNNVTQAIRPVDRSIMFTYSHTCGYIWNSLSTRDCYERSNWICEMQTNQSVDVLLK; from the exons ATGGGGATCACACAGAGATGGACAAACAGCAACAGAGACTCAACCATCA ATGAGTCAAACTATCGCCTTCTTTTACTGTGCCTGGGGCTGCTCAATGGGGCTCTGCTGATAGTTGCTGTTGCCATCGGGATAAAAT GTGCCACAGTCAAACAGGGATCTGACCAGGTTTCCCATACTGCTGCCTCAGAGCTCATCAGTAAGCTGAAATATCTCCGTAGCAGCCACAGCGACATGATTGAAGCTGAAGAGGAGGCCAAGAAACAGTTGGAGAAAGTACTCAGTGATCATGCAAATCTGAAGATGCAACTTGAGCACCAGAAGGAGATTAATGACGGTTGTCAAAAAGGCATCGAGGACCTGCATACAGAGCAGGCTCTTCTACAGTCCAACTTGTCAGCTCTGG ACACATGTGGCAAATGCCTCCCTGGATGGATGATTTTCAATTCATCCTGCTACTTATTCAATAATAATTTAGGTCAGGGACTGACCTGGAAAGAAAGCAGAGATGACTGTATTCAACGTGGAGGTGACCTGGTCGTGATTGATTACCCAGAGGAGGAG CAGATATTTTTGAGGAACACCATCAACTGGTTTGAAATGTATAACAGGAATCGATTCTGGATTGGTATCTCTTTTGTAGAAAGAGCGAAAACATTTGTGTGGTTGAATAATGTCACCCAGGCTATCAGACCAGTGGACCG gtcCATAATGTTCACATATAGCCATACCTGTGGGTACATTTGGAATTCCTTGTCCACCCGTGATTGCTACGAAAGGTCCAACTGgatatgtgaaatgcaaacaaACCAGAGTGTGGATGTCCTGCTTAAGTAG
- the LOC115413285 gene encoding C-type lectin domain family 12 member B-like isoform X2, whose translation MGITQRWTNSNRDSTINESNYRLLLLCLGLLNGALLIVAVAIGIKCATVKQGSDQVSHTAASELISKLKYLRSSHSDMIEAEEEAKKQLEKVLSDHANLKMQLEHQKEINDGCQKGIEDLHTEQALLQSNLSALDTCGKCLPGWMIFNSSCYLFNNNLGQGLTWKESRDDCIQRGGDLVVIDYPEEEIFLRNTINWFEMYNRNRFWIGISFVERAKTFVWLNNVTQAIRPVDRSIMFTYSHTCGYIWNSLSTRDCYERSNWICEMQTNQSVDVLLK comes from the exons ATGGGGATCACACAGAGATGGACAAACAGCAACAGAGACTCAACCATCA ATGAGTCAAACTATCGCCTTCTTTTACTGTGCCTGGGGCTGCTCAATGGGGCTCTGCTGATAGTTGCTGTTGCCATCGGGATAAAAT GTGCCACAGTCAAACAGGGATCTGACCAGGTTTCCCATACTGCTGCCTCAGAGCTCATCAGTAAGCTGAAATATCTCCGTAGCAGCCACAGCGACATGATTGAAGCTGAAGAGGAGGCCAAGAAACAGTTGGAGAAAGTACTCAGTGATCATGCAAATCTGAAGATGCAACTTGAGCACCAGAAGGAGATTAATGACGGTTGTCAAAAAGGCATCGAGGACCTGCATACAGAGCAGGCTCTTCTACAGTCCAACTTGTCAGCTCTGG ACACATGTGGCAAATGCCTCCCTGGATGGATGATTTTCAATTCATCCTGCTACTTATTCAATAATAATTTAGGTCAGGGACTGACCTGGAAAGAAAGCAGAGATGACTGTATTCAACGTGGAGGTGACCTGGTCGTGATTGATTACCCAGAGGAGGAG ATATTTTTGAGGAACACCATCAACTGGTTTGAAATGTATAACAGGAATCGATTCTGGATTGGTATCTCTTTTGTAGAAAGAGCGAAAACATTTGTGTGGTTGAATAATGTCACCCAGGCTATCAGACCAGTGGACCG gtcCATAATGTTCACATATAGCCATACCTGTGGGTACATTTGGAATTCCTTGTCCACCCGTGATTGCTACGAAAGGTCCAACTGgatatgtgaaatgcaaacaaACCAGAGTGTGGATGTCCTGCTTAAGTAG
- the LOC115413285 gene encoding uncharacterized protein LOC115413285 isoform X3 → MGITQRWTNSNRDSTINESNYRLLLLCLGLLNGALLIVAVAIGIKCATVKQGSDQVSHTAASELISKLKYLRSSHSDMIEAEEEAKKQLEKVLSDHANLKMQLEHQKEINDGCQKGIEDLHTEQALLQSNLSALGQGLTWKESRDDCIQRGGDLVVIDYPEEEQIFLRNTINWFEMYNRNRFWIGISFVERAKTFVWLNNVTQAIRPVDRSIMFTYSHTCGYIWNSLSTRDCYERSNWICEMQTNQSVDVLLK, encoded by the exons ATGGGGATCACACAGAGATGGACAAACAGCAACAGAGACTCAACCATCA ATGAGTCAAACTATCGCCTTCTTTTACTGTGCCTGGGGCTGCTCAATGGGGCTCTGCTGATAGTTGCTGTTGCCATCGGGATAAAAT GTGCCACAGTCAAACAGGGATCTGACCAGGTTTCCCATACTGCTGCCTCAGAGCTCATCAGTAAGCTGAAATATCTCCGTAGCAGCCACAGCGACATGATTGAAGCTGAAGAGGAGGCCAAGAAACAGTTGGAGAAAGTACTCAGTGATCATGCAAATCTGAAGATGCAACTTGAGCACCAGAAGGAGATTAATGACGGTTGTCAAAAAGGCATCGAGGACCTGCATACAGAGCAGGCTCTTCTACAGTCCAACTTGTCAGCTCTGG GTCAGGGACTGACCTGGAAAGAAAGCAGAGATGACTGTATTCAACGTGGAGGTGACCTGGTCGTGATTGATTACCCAGAGGAGGAG CAGATATTTTTGAGGAACACCATCAACTGGTTTGAAATGTATAACAGGAATCGATTCTGGATTGGTATCTCTTTTGTAGAAAGAGCGAAAACATTTGTGTGGTTGAATAATGTCACCCAGGCTATCAGACCAGTGGACCG gtcCATAATGTTCACATATAGCCATACCTGTGGGTACATTTGGAATTCCTTGTCCACCCGTGATTGCTACGAAAGGTCCAACTGgatatgtgaaatgcaaacaaACCAGAGTGTGGATGTCCTGCTTAAGTAG
- the LOC115413284 gene encoding C-type lectin domain family 4 member M-like isoform X1, which translates to MEVTEISGGNSDGEFNTLICEQGMNNEEHPPHPFSEQERLQVLTPKPTHSRCVRLTAGVLGLLAVVLFIADVSLGVHYNKLTDAHLTLDDTESIGTELTKLQDMYKTVFKVMTDAQRQVDAERKRQTQTDWELEHEKKRTTECERKTQEMPQEITSLKDHLLFLSDGCKHCPEGWVFMNSMCYYFSSFKFSPRQQGLTWSKARGYCQQHRGDLVIIDSREKENSIVSHLRGKLVGGLKELLNNPRSTFSFWIGLRRTGANNDGTWKWVNQTVLDEGYWSMGEPRVTFSEQCVVLYPNENFFQAWIDRRCNDEYNWICEKTPIISR; encoded by the exons ATGGAGGTGACAGAAATCTCAGGTGGTAATTCTGATGGTGAATTTAACACACTGATTTGTGAACAGGGCATGAACAACGAGGAGCATCCACCTCACCCCTTTTCTGAACAAGAGAGGCTACAAG TGCTCACACCCAAACCGACTCATTCAAGATGTGTCAGACTGACTGCAGGGGTCCTGGGGCTTCTCGCTGTTGTTCTGTTCATTGCTGACGTCAGTCTGGGGGTCCACT ATAATAAACTCACAGATGCCCACCTCACCCTCGATGATACAGAAAGCATCGGCACAGAGCTGACTAAACTTCAAGATATGTACAAGACTGTGTTCAAAGTCATGACAGATGCTCAGAGGCAGGTGGACGCTGAGAGGAAACGTCAAACGCAAACAGACTGGGAGCTGGAGCATGAGAAAAAAAGAACCACAGAGTGTGAAAGGAAAACTCAAGAGATGCCACAGGAAATCACATCACTGAAAGACCATTTATTGTTTCTGa GTGATGGGTGCAAACACTGTCCAGAGGGCTGGGTTTTTATGAATTCGATGTGTTACTACTTCAGTTCATTTAAATTCAGTCCACGTCAGCAGGGATTAACATGGTCTAAAGCCAGAGGATACTGTCAGCAACACAGAGGTGACCTGGTCATCATAGACAGCAGAGAAAAAGAG aatTCAATTGTTTCCCACCTGAGAGGAAAACTAGTGGGTGGATTGAAAGAGCTTCTTAATAATCCCAGATCCACTTTTTCGTTCTGGATTGGACTGAGACGAACAGGGGCAAACAACGATGGCACCTGGAAATGGGTGAATCAGACAGTACTGGATGAAGG GTACTGGAGTATGGGGGAGCCACGTGTTACTTTCTCAGAGCAATGTGTCGTTCTTTATCCCAACGAAAACTTCTTCCAAGCTTGGATTGATCGTAGATGCAACGATGAATATAATTGGATTTGTGAGAAAACCCCAATTATTAGCCGCTAG
- the LOC115413284 gene encoding C-type lectin domain family 4 member M-like isoform X2, producing the protein MNNEEHPPHPFSEQERLQVLTPKPTHSRCVRLTAGVLGLLAVVLFIADVSLGVHYNKLTDAHLTLDDTESIGTELTKLQDMYKTVFKVMTDAQRQVDAERKRQTQTDWELEHEKKRTTECERKTQEMPQEITSLKDHLLFLSDGCKHCPEGWVFMNSMCYYFSSFKFSPRQQGLTWSKARGYCQQHRGDLVIIDSREKENSIVSHLRGKLVGGLKELLNNPRSTFSFWIGLRRTGANNDGTWKWVNQTVLDEGYWSMGEPRVTFSEQCVVLYPNENFFQAWIDRRCNDEYNWICEKTPIISR; encoded by the exons ATGAACAACGAGGAGCATCCACCTCACCCCTTTTCTGAACAAGAGAGGCTACAAG TGCTCACACCCAAACCGACTCATTCAAGATGTGTCAGACTGACTGCAGGGGTCCTGGGGCTTCTCGCTGTTGTTCTGTTCATTGCTGACGTCAGTCTGGGGGTCCACT ATAATAAACTCACAGATGCCCACCTCACCCTCGATGATACAGAAAGCATCGGCACAGAGCTGACTAAACTTCAAGATATGTACAAGACTGTGTTCAAAGTCATGACAGATGCTCAGAGGCAGGTGGACGCTGAGAGGAAACGTCAAACGCAAACAGACTGGGAGCTGGAGCATGAGAAAAAAAGAACCACAGAGTGTGAAAGGAAAACTCAAGAGATGCCACAGGAAATCACATCACTGAAAGACCATTTATTGTTTCTGa GTGATGGGTGCAAACACTGTCCAGAGGGCTGGGTTTTTATGAATTCGATGTGTTACTACTTCAGTTCATTTAAATTCAGTCCACGTCAGCAGGGATTAACATGGTCTAAAGCCAGAGGATACTGTCAGCAACACAGAGGTGACCTGGTCATCATAGACAGCAGAGAAAAAGAG aatTCAATTGTTTCCCACCTGAGAGGAAAACTAGTGGGTGGATTGAAAGAGCTTCTTAATAATCCCAGATCCACTTTTTCGTTCTGGATTGGACTGAGACGAACAGGGGCAAACAACGATGGCACCTGGAAATGGGTGAATCAGACAGTACTGGATGAAGG GTACTGGAGTATGGGGGAGCCACGTGTTACTTTCTCAGAGCAATGTGTCGTTCTTTATCCCAACGAAAACTTCTTCCAAGCTTGGATTGATCGTAGATGCAACGATGAATATAATTGGATTTGTGAGAAAACCCCAATTATTAGCCGCTAG